A region of the Pricia mediterranea genome:
GCCGTAAGCGCCCAGCGAAAGCAATATTAAGGTGCAATACAATAGCGTTCCCACATAGATGCCCAAGATCACCTGATTCTTCTTATTGGATATCAACCCGGGCAACAACCGCGGGGAAAAATCGCTGGAGGCCTGCCCCAATACCACCATAACCATGGAAAAACTAAATACCGTCAGCGAAATTATGCCTCCGACGAAGGTAGAGAGCATAGCGCGCACGGTTTCATAGTCTTGAATAAATAGGTAAGGTACCTTTTCCTTGAGCTGTTCCACCAGTTCGGAGCTGTCCACCTTCAGGGAGACTACCGCGGCAAGTACGTACAATAAACTGATCAATACCGGATAAAAGGCAATACTCTGTAAAACCCTTCGATAATTGTACTTAAAAAATTTTATGATGGACTTCATAATTTCGTTATGCTCTTTAATGCAAAAAAATATTTTACAGTTAATCTAATTTGCGATACAGCAACAACGCACCGACCGAACAACCTACTTTTGTAATATCATATTTAAGATAGAGGCGTTATTCAAATGGCCCTTTATGATATGACAAGTTTCTAAGATAGTTTGGTTGGTTGTTAGAAAATGGCTTCGACGCACTTCAATGTCGAGGCCATTTTTATTTGAGCCACCTCGAATACAGTTCAGCCGCCCCTCTACCCATTACTCGTACAGCGGAACAATGAATTGACCACTGAACATCCCCTCGCAAGACGACAACGATTTCGAGGCCGACCGATTTAATCCGCAACACGCTCTACTTCACTTTCAAGTTTAAGCACGTGATCTCCATCTTTCTGTTCGATGTACAATGCCTTATTGCCCTCCTCGCCAGTGCGGGTAATTTCGGAGCCTTCTATCGTTTTGGTCGTTTTTGAAGTATAGGTCTCGACAACCGTACCTTCCGCCGTACCATTGCCCCAATTCCATTTTACCCTTGTTCCTTTTCGAATCATAGTCTTACGTTTTACTGTTAATATTTGGATACGAACCCGCGGAGGGAGGTTTGATCTCAACCTTAAAGGGAGGTTTGATCTCAACTTTAAATCGACCTGGGCGCGAAACAGAACCTGCGGGATTTCTCGTAACCTTCTTAATTTGGAACAATTTTATCTTAAAGGACAAAGCAACTGTGCGGTATCCCAACAAATAGTGACACGATTATCTATTATAGCAACACAGACAATTTTAAATTTTATACAGCATGCCTCACTTATTCTTCTCGTTAAATTTACGGTTTTAAGATGTCTTGCGGAACGCATCTATCTCAAGTTCCGTTCACCACAAATACAATATTATATACTATGAGTACATACACAGAGAAGGTCGGTGACAAGTTAAACGATTTATTGGAAAAGACGTACGATGCCGAAAAAGGATTCAAAAATGCGGCCGAAAATGTCGAACACACTAATCTCAAAAGCTATTTTCAAAAGAAGGCCCAAGAACGCTATGACTTTGGTCACGCCCTAAAGAGCGAAATCAGACAATTCGGACAAGAGGTGGACAAAGGCGACAGCCTCGCCGGGAAAGCACACAGGTCTTGGATGGATTTGAAGAACTTTTTCTCTTCGGATAATGTTGAGGCCATGCTGGAGGAATCTATTAAAGGAGAAAAAAAAGCTATCGAAGAATACGATGACATTCTCCAAGAGACCAATCTACCGCCTAGCACCGAAACCCTATTGAGGCAACAGCGAATGGCTATCGAAAGTGGACTAAACGAGATCAAGCGTTTGGAAGATTTAGCGTAGACGGGCATAGGGGAAGCATTGCAACTTTTCACCGATTTGGGGTATTTATATCATTTTAGCAAAAGTTGATGCTCCAAAACCCTGAAAGCGACTTGCATTTATCTATATCATTAAGAATAATGAAAAGCTGGTCGTATCGAACTAATTTTAAATCGGATAGCATCAAGCCCCTATGCTCGAATTATTCACTTTTGCATGACAAGGAGGCG
Encoded here:
- a CDS encoding DUF2945 domain-containing protein, whose product is MIRKGTRVKWNWGNGTAEGTVVETYTSKTTKTIEGSEITRTGEEGNKALYIEQKDGDHVLKLESEVERVAD
- a CDS encoding ferritin-like domain-containing protein — its product is MSTYTEKVGDKLNDLLEKTYDAEKGFKNAAENVEHTNLKSYFQKKAQERYDFGHALKSEIRQFGQEVDKGDSLAGKAHRSWMDLKNFFSSDNVEAMLEESIKGEKKAIEEYDDILQETNLPPSTETLLRQQRMAIESGLNEIKRLEDLA